One part of the Marinobacterium rhizophilum genome encodes these proteins:
- a CDS encoding ATP-binding protein, translated as MSIALQSRLEPASQPAADQAHWCEWQRVELLCLCLLQANQGPPQNLLDDLRARQQQVSQLRAGSWWRDGLPQPLDGLAQDVLACVLAPQLIPRIGWLYQDLQSNREPAPCEALIASLLALPDEELLQLRQALQQLERQGLVQRDHDSPFGSISPDRLALARLMGWTEQDYAPPGAIAMRSTATWDDLVLPIEALRMLQEFMLWLEHRETVVDDWGGQLTGGPVALFAGPSGTGKTLAASVLANALGWPLFRVDLAALVSKYIGETEKNIGRLFDATHGRRVVLQFDEVDALMGKRGELREARDRYANMEVSYLLARIESHDGPCILTTNLRSQIDKAFCRRFQMVVEFPRPDQAQRRRLWQCLLPPKAPRTADLDLDAVAAAVNLTGGQIRNAALHAAYLAAAAGGAIGYPQISLAILRELAKEQAQVSPSQLGALAQHLSIEGDRDATAD; from the coding sequence ATGAGCATCGCCCTGCAGTCGCGTCTAGAGCCCGCTTCGCAACCGGCAGCGGACCAGGCGCACTGGTGTGAATGGCAGCGGGTCGAGCTGCTTTGCCTCTGCCTGCTGCAAGCGAACCAGGGCCCGCCGCAGAACCTGCTCGATGACCTCAGGGCACGACAGCAGCAGGTCTCGCAATTGCGTGCAGGCAGCTGGTGGCGCGACGGGCTGCCACAACCGCTCGATGGCCTGGCACAGGATGTCCTGGCCTGCGTACTGGCACCGCAGCTGATTCCGCGCATCGGCTGGCTCTACCAGGATCTGCAGAGCAACCGCGAGCCGGCGCCCTGCGAGGCGCTGATCGCCAGCCTTCTCGCCCTGCCCGACGAAGAGCTGCTGCAACTTCGCCAGGCGCTGCAGCAACTTGAACGCCAGGGCCTGGTGCAGCGGGATCACGACAGCCCCTTTGGCAGCATCAGCCCGGACCGGCTGGCGCTGGCGCGGCTGATGGGCTGGACCGAGCAGGATTACGCCCCGCCCGGTGCCATCGCAATGCGCAGCACCGCCACCTGGGACGACCTGGTACTGCCCATTGAGGCCCTGCGCATGCTGCAGGAATTCATGCTCTGGCTTGAACACCGGGAGACAGTGGTCGATGACTGGGGTGGCCAGCTTACCGGTGGCCCGGTAGCACTGTTCGCCGGCCCCTCCGGCACCGGCAAGACCCTGGCCGCCAGCGTGCTCGCCAATGCCCTGGGCTGGCCGCTTTTTCGCGTCGACCTGGCGGCACTGGTCAGCAAGTACATCGGCGAAACCGAGAAGAATATCGGCCGGCTGTTCGACGCCACCCACGGCCGCCGCGTCGTGCTGCAGTTCGACGAGGTCGATGCCCTGATGGGCAAGCGCGGCGAGTTGCGCGAGGCCCGCGACCGCTACGCCAATATGGAAGTCAGCTACCTGCTGGCACGGATCGAGAGTCACGACGGCCCCTGCATCCTGACCACCAATCTGCGTAGCCAGATAGACAAGGCGTTCTGCCGCCGCTTCCAGATGGTGGTCGAGTTCCCGCGCCCCGACCAGGCTCAGCGCCGCAGACTCTGGCAGTGCCTGCTGCCACCCAAAGCACCGCGCACGGCAGACCTCGATCTCGACGCCGTGGCCGCCGCGGTCAATCTCACCGGCGGGCAGATTCGCAATGCCGCATTGCACGCAGCCTATCTCGCAGCGGCGGCAGGCGGGGCCATCGGCTATCCCCAGATCAGTCTCGCGATCCTGCGCGAACTGGCCAAAGAACAGGCGCAGGTCAGCCCAAGCCAGCTGGGTGCGCTGGCACAACACCTCAGTATCGAAGGAGACAGGGATGCCACTGCAGATTGA
- a CDS encoding baseplate J/gp47 family protein — protein MNSDFNDHADLTRWNRAGLSHLDYVEGNAATYLEDLRNTLSLLFLGDAAIERWLGDPGNDLTLRAWQQRLLEQYRGPRRDYAWELLRSFARAVHVLAHTTSALANERYLRTATQWDSVRRLVAMLDYHPAPPASAETWLALFGRSDDAAIGEVEVGLAVQNAPTDGSAPLIFETLNNIDVDYRLNELRAPDFDRSMLQLGLGPATPLLTLQLDSVPPALGIGARALISAGDLGATVRLQNIGAGSVSVQYQDAAALGLDLPLADLRLHADPDWQQAPRLNGPGVVRTDRAASVGAGDVLAFVSDSFHISGRGTVNVFSVIRVLEVDGDRLRLSANVPAGKALYPTQAAGPQQDGGSRLIMPESLGYPQVWLDDDALSARTPTAQAVEDGPGTLYRYLSASLAPRAWYLATGTPACCDVIETQPAALRFSGDPGDLASGQWLLLQGTTGWYSRRLAGLEQDDEGFELQFDSLPAAERWYQGVGLWKLQLADRRYDRNETPLFEAPAPGSDLSSRLWLRLDDMPAALVPGRSLWIAGSDSGVRVRLQQVEADPAGGAALCLTVTPPQDPARFPKADSRVHGNLVLAGHGESKAPAVLGSGNRVLSSQEFLYAKTGIAFVRDSRYTSGVRAAVRVWADNREWTQVDNLRDCDATDTAFQQQLTGDGELLLRFGDGEHGQRLPSGSSNVRIQARIGNGLAGNLPAGSLSKLKKPHDLLAAVLQPAAATGGGELEATEALRDNAPASVLTLSRAVSARDFQALAERQSSVWHASARALQNLPGARERIELVVVPAGGGNLGDLASHLRRTLEQQACPGVSVQVRRYEGLLLELDILLRIDEAAYDPDEVAARVRDTLVAALSLEKARLGTPLYRSRLYQLVESVEGVENADCRLNPSGFFNDQDLPSAPGHLFTASDGSIRRISPHPGQLLYLNPALASPNIRTEAHHV, from the coding sequence ATGAACAGTGACTTCAACGATCATGCAGACCTCACGCGCTGGAATCGCGCCGGTCTGAGCCACCTCGACTACGTTGAGGGCAACGCCGCCACCTACCTCGAAGACCTGCGCAATACCCTGAGCCTGCTGTTCCTGGGGGATGCTGCGATCGAGCGCTGGCTCGGCGACCCCGGCAACGACCTGACCCTGCGCGCCTGGCAGCAGCGCCTGCTCGAACAGTACCGGGGCCCGCGGCGCGACTACGCCTGGGAGCTGCTGCGCAGCTTCGCCCGGGCAGTTCACGTTCTGGCCCATACCACCAGTGCGCTGGCAAACGAGCGCTACCTGCGCACCGCCACGCAGTGGGACAGCGTGCGCCGCCTGGTCGCCATGCTCGACTACCATCCGGCACCGCCGGCCTCGGCCGAAACCTGGCTGGCGCTCTTTGGCCGTAGCGACGACGCGGCCATCGGCGAGGTCGAGGTCGGGCTCGCGGTGCAGAACGCGCCCACCGACGGCTCGGCGCCGCTGATTTTCGAGACGCTCAATAACATCGACGTCGATTATCGGCTCAACGAATTGCGCGCACCGGACTTCGACCGTTCCATGCTGCAGCTGGGCCTGGGACCGGCCACACCGCTGCTGACACTGCAGCTGGACAGCGTGCCGCCCGCGCTCGGTATTGGCGCCCGCGCCCTGATCAGTGCCGGCGACCTGGGTGCCACAGTACGGCTGCAGAACATCGGTGCCGGGAGTGTCAGCGTGCAATACCAGGATGCTGCCGCCCTGGGACTGGACCTGCCGCTGGCGGACCTGCGCCTGCACGCTGACCCGGACTGGCAGCAGGCGCCGCGCCTCAATGGCCCGGGCGTGGTACGCACCGACCGTGCCGCCAGTGTAGGTGCCGGCGATGTGCTGGCGTTCGTCAGCGACAGTTTTCATATCAGCGGACGCGGCACAGTCAATGTCTTCTCGGTAATCAGGGTGCTCGAGGTCGATGGTGACCGGCTGCGGCTCAGCGCCAATGTGCCAGCCGGCAAAGCCCTCTACCCGACCCAGGCCGCCGGCCCGCAGCAGGATGGCGGCAGCCGGCTGATCATGCCGGAGAGCCTGGGCTATCCCCAGGTATGGCTGGACGACGACGCGCTCAGCGCCCGCACGCCCACGGCGCAGGCGGTCGAGGACGGCCCCGGCACCCTGTACCGCTATCTCAGCGCCAGCCTCGCGCCGCGGGCCTGGTACCTTGCGACCGGTACACCGGCCTGCTGCGACGTCATCGAGACTCAGCCGGCAGCGCTGCGGTTCAGCGGTGACCCCGGCGATCTGGCGTCGGGCCAATGGCTGCTGCTGCAAGGGACGACGGGCTGGTACAGCCGTCGCCTGGCCGGCCTGGAACAGGACGACGAGGGGTTCGAACTGCAATTCGACAGCCTGCCCGCGGCTGAGCGCTGGTACCAGGGCGTTGGACTCTGGAAACTGCAGCTGGCCGACCGACGTTACGATCGCAATGAAACCCCGCTGTTCGAGGCACCGGCACCCGGTAGCGACCTCAGCAGCCGGCTGTGGCTGAGGTTGGATGACATGCCCGCCGCCCTGGTACCGGGGCGTTCGCTCTGGATCGCAGGTTCCGATAGTGGTGTGCGGGTGCGCCTGCAGCAGGTCGAAGCGGATCCTGCCGGCGGTGCAGCACTGTGCCTGACCGTGACGCCACCCCAGGACCCCGCGCGCTTTCCCAAGGCCGACAGCCGCGTCCATGGCAACCTGGTGCTGGCGGGTCACGGCGAATCAAAGGCACCGGCCGTGCTCGGCAGCGGCAACCGCGTGCTCTCCAGCCAGGAGTTTCTCTATGCCAAAACCGGTATCGCCTTCGTGCGCGACAGTCGGTACACCAGCGGCGTGCGCGCCGCTGTCAGGGTCTGGGCCGACAACCGGGAATGGACCCAGGTCGACAACCTGCGCGACTGTGACGCAACCGATACCGCTTTTCAGCAGCAGCTGACCGGCGACGGCGAACTGTTGCTGCGCTTCGGCGATGGCGAACACGGCCAGCGGCTGCCCAGCGGCAGCAGCAATGTGCGCATTCAGGCCCGCATCGGCAACGGCCTCGCCGGCAACCTGCCAGCGGGCAGCCTGAGCAAGCTGAAAAAGCCCCACGACCTACTGGCGGCGGTTCTGCAACCGGCCGCCGCCACCGGCGGTGGCGAACTTGAAGCCACCGAGGCATTGCGTGATAACGCGCCGGCATCGGTACTCACACTGTCCCGCGCCGTCTCGGCGCGCGACTTCCAGGCCCTGGCCGAGCGCCAGAGCAGTGTCTGGCACGCCAGCGCCCGGGCACTGCAAAACTTGCCCGGTGCGCGCGAGCGCATCGAGCTGGTTGTAGTGCCGGCCGGTGGTGGCAACCTGGGCGATCTGGCCAGCCACCTGCGCAGGACGCTGGAGCAACAGGCCTGCCCCGGCGTCTCGGTGCAGGTGCGACGTTACGAGGGACTGTTGCTGGAGCTCGATATTCTGCTGCGCATCGACGAGGCCGCCTACGACCCGGATGAAGTCGCGGCCCGGGTACGCGACACCCTGGTCGCGGCGCTATCGCTCGAAAAGGCCCGCCTCGGGACGCCGCTCTACCGTTCACGGCTCTATCAGCTGGTTGAATCGGTAGAGGGTGTCGAAAACGCCGACTGCCGCCTCAACCCCAGTGGTTTCTTCAACGACCAGGACTTGCCCAGCGCCCCCGGCCACCTGTTCACCGCCAGCGACGGCAGCATCCGTCGCATCTCACCGCACCCGGGCCAGCTGCTCTACCTGAATCCGGCGCTGGCGTCGCCCAACATCCGCACGGAGGCGCACCATGTCTGA
- a CDS encoding Pvc16 family protein has translation MPIPSSSFYEICDAMAEYVRVGLQAVTHDIHIYLGAPAEIAGKKDEHRISLFFYRFEPSGFQAVAHPQEPWRLRLFCMVSCMAAEDNIDNPGADDLRLLGLVMALFHERPVLPLIEIGDEQLRLQVVFNPSSDEQLNQLCSIQGDTGFRPSLVYEFALAPVMPQERRGEPPRVGTFGLDTGADIDARHAPFDGSLHVPLAAAQQVDTANPAWAPLACWVDGEQCIGSLSLDVDVTDPALFTPTLWLAGLAGASVTLEWQIWQGERWSSLPGIDLVISSEGLDPDLIPVALPQIDLPPLDIDAEHDRWQLLLHATREYQPMPGSPPLTLRSNPLLISLYRGA, from the coding sequence ATGCCGATTCCGAGCTCCTCCTTCTACGAGATCTGTGATGCCATGGCCGAGTATGTCCGTGTCGGCCTGCAGGCCGTCACTCACGACATCCATATTTACCTGGGCGCCCCGGCGGAAATCGCCGGCAAGAAGGACGAACACCGCATTAGCCTGTTTTTCTACCGCTTCGAACCGTCCGGCTTCCAGGCCGTCGCACACCCGCAGGAGCCCTGGCGACTGCGGCTGTTCTGCATGGTCAGTTGCATGGCCGCCGAGGACAACATCGATAATCCCGGCGCCGACGACCTGCGCCTGCTGGGGCTGGTGATGGCGCTGTTCCACGAACGCCCGGTGCTGCCGCTGATCGAGATCGGCGACGAACAGTTGCGCCTGCAGGTGGTGTTCAATCCATCCAGCGATGAGCAGCTCAACCAGCTCTGTTCGATTCAGGGCGACACCGGCTTTCGTCCCTCGCTCGTGTACGAATTCGCACTGGCGCCGGTGATGCCGCAGGAACGCCGTGGCGAGCCACCCAGGGTCGGAACCTTCGGCCTGGACACCGGCGCCGACATCGACGCCCGCCACGCGCCGTTCGACGGCAGCCTGCATGTTCCGCTGGCAGCGGCACAGCAGGTCGACACGGCCAATCCAGCCTGGGCACCGCTGGCCTGCTGGGTCGATGGCGAGCAGTGCATCGGCAGCCTGTCGCTGGACGTCGACGTCACGGATCCGGCACTGTTTACGCCAACGCTTTGGCTGGCGGGTCTTGCCGGTGCAAGCGTGACGCTGGAATGGCAGATATGGCAAGGCGAACGCTGGTCCAGCCTGCCCGGCATCGACCTGGTGATCAGTTCCGAAGGCCTGGATCCGGACCTGATTCCGGTCGCGCTGCCACAAATCGACCTGCCGCCACTGGATATCGATGCCGAACACGACCGCTGGCAACTGCTGCTGCACGCCACCCGGGAGTACCAGCCAATGCCCGGCAGCCCGCCGCTGACACTGCGCAGCAATCCGCTGCTGATCAGCCTGTACCGGGGAGCCTGA
- a CDS encoding phage late control D family protein: MLPDWLNLPIRDPAACIVRINGEEIDDLYPLLVELSAVLDRRESAEATLLLETRRLEGGRWNVHDDDRIRPWAEIAIAASFGDQEAPVFDGYIRQVKVDLPEDQGGATVTLICQDTSLLLDRTQRNFRWGDRVPVSDSEIVRRITGEAGIGLIEPVGEGFSDLVVNQNETDIRFLKKRAEENGYDFFFREGELYFGPARLDLAAQPTILVYAGPASHAIRFELDDDGHHPTQVIYEIAGDNDDQTREQSVSSDLDTLGSRPADEVTGGHGDFAWRLSREGLGSDSQARQRAQALVNEEALRIKAGGELDGSLYGHVLLPGDPVSLDGIGEQYGGRWFVSHVEHRFDAGGYRQSFELLRNGYGDDLDSSASPLAAVI, encoded by the coding sequence ATGCTGCCGGACTGGTTGAACCTGCCGATTCGGGACCCCGCCGCCTGCATCGTGCGCATCAACGGCGAAGAGATCGACGATCTCTACCCGCTGCTGGTTGAACTCAGCGCGGTGCTGGATCGGCGCGAAAGTGCCGAAGCCACGCTGCTGCTGGAAACCCGCCGGCTTGAAGGCGGTCGCTGGAATGTGCACGACGACGACCGCATCCGCCCCTGGGCCGAAATCGCCATCGCCGCCAGCTTCGGCGACCAGGAGGCGCCGGTATTCGACGGCTACATTCGCCAGGTAAAAGTGGACCTGCCGGAGGACCAGGGCGGTGCCACCGTGACCCTGATATGCCAGGACACCTCACTGCTGCTCGACCGCACCCAGCGCAATTTCCGCTGGGGCGACCGGGTACCGGTCAGCGACAGCGAGATTGTTCGCCGCATCACCGGCGAAGCCGGTATCGGCCTGATCGAGCCGGTTGGCGAGGGGTTCAGCGACCTGGTGGTAAACCAGAACGAAACCGATATCCGTTTTCTGAAAAAGCGCGCCGAAGAGAACGGCTACGACTTTTTCTTCCGTGAAGGCGAACTCTACTTCGGCCCCGCGCGGCTCGACCTCGCCGCCCAGCCAACCATCCTCGTCTACGCGGGACCGGCGAGCCACGCGATCCGCTTCGAACTCGACGACGATGGCCATCACCCGACCCAGGTGATCTACGAGATCGCCGGCGACAACGACGACCAGACCCGGGAGCAGTCGGTGAGTAGCGACCTGGACACTCTCGGCAGTCGCCCGGCGGACGAAGTCACCGGCGGTCACGGCGACTTCGCCTGGCGCTTGAGCCGCGAGGGGCTCGGCAGCGATAGCCAGGCGCGCCAGCGCGCCCAGGCACTGGTCAACGAGGAGGCGCTGCGCATCAAGGCCGGCGGTGAGCTCGACGGCAGCCTCTACGGCCACGTGCTGCTGCCCGGAGATCCCGTCAGCCTCGATGGCATCGGCGAACAGTATGGCGGCCGCTGGTTCGTCAGCCACGTCGAACACCGTTTCGATGCCGGCGGCTACCGCCAGAGTTTCGAACTGTTGCGCAACGGCTACGGTGACGATCTCGACAGCAGTGCCAGCCCGCTGGCCGCCGTGATTTAG
- a CDS encoding CIS tube protein, with protein MIPKVSRGALVEYGLSLPPLILEFEFNPQTLSRTRSVSITTGNAPGTRGGYDFAFPWETSRVAQGVSVEPEQFSLDILLDATDRMADGNLPGHTVAVEFGIEPELDTLRSMVEPKVQGPGGVQVLAGMGLGSPRAFARDEHPSVLLLVWGSHVLPIFLTSVQVEETAHLPTLRPYRANVSLSVQVIEGNNPFYHTEKIRQALGAGLHFASGAGNALANLF; from the coding sequence ATGATTCCCAAAGTCAGCCGTGGTGCCCTGGTCGAATACGGGCTCAGCCTGCCCCCGCTGATACTGGAGTTCGAGTTCAATCCCCAGACCCTGAGCCGCACCCGCTCCGTCTCGATTACCACCGGCAACGCGCCGGGCACCCGCGGCGGCTACGACTTCGCCTTCCCCTGGGAAACCAGCCGGGTGGCGCAGGGTGTCAGTGTCGAGCCGGAACAGTTCAGCCTCGATATCCTGCTCGACGCCACCGATCGCATGGCCGATGGCAACCTGCCGGGCCATACGGTGGCCGTGGAGTTCGGTATCGAGCCGGAGCTCGACACGCTGCGCTCGATGGTGGAGCCCAAGGTACAGGGGCCCGGCGGCGTGCAGGTGCTGGCGGGCATGGGGCTGGGATCACCACGCGCCTTTGCCCGCGACGAACATCCCTCGGTGCTGTTGCTGGTCTGGGGCAGCCATGTGCTGCCAATTTTCCTGACCAGCGTCCAGGTCGAGGAGACCGCGCACCTGCCGACCCTGCGCCCCTACCGGGCCAATGTCAGCCTCAGCGTGCAGGTCATCGAAGGCAACAATCCCTTCTACCACACGGAAAAAATCCGCCAGGCCCTCGGCGCCGGGCTGCATTTCGCCAGCGGCGCCGGCAATGCGCTGGCCAACCTTTTCTAA
- a CDS encoding GPW/gp25 family protein yields MSKLNQPDFMDFPLRLGADGAGTCTRIDHIRDQIEQVLFTDPGERWFRPEFGAGIRSLVFEPQNTALWQVTRQRLHSNLADALAGEVDPRDLSIEVGADADFPERLMIRIGYRLTALNHSESVEYELSGGQTHG; encoded by the coding sequence ATGAGCAAGCTGAACCAGCCAGACTTCATGGATTTTCCGCTCCGCCTCGGCGCCGACGGTGCGGGCACCTGTACCCGTATCGATCATATTCGCGACCAGATTGAACAGGTGCTGTTCACCGATCCGGGCGAGCGCTGGTTCCGGCCCGAGTTTGGCGCCGGTATCCGCAGCCTGGTCTTCGAGCCGCAGAACACGGCACTCTGGCAGGTCACCCGCCAGCGCCTGCACAGCAACCTTGCCGATGCGCTGGCTGGCGAGGTCGATCCGCGGGATCTCAGCATCGAGGTCGGTGCCGATGCCGACTTCCCGGAGCGGCTGATGATCCGCATCGGTTACCGGCTGACGGCACTGAACCACAGCGAGAGCGTCGAGTACGAGCTTTCGGGAGGCCAGACACATGGCTGA
- a CDS encoding phage baseplate assembly protein V → MGNAIQNTIKQVQQKYYGKFRGFVVDNQDPEQRARVRVRVPSVFGQQDTFWALPCLPFGGLADQGLFMVPEVGAQVWVEFEEGNQDYPIWTGVFWQPQQPVPDEAQKAEPTTRVLKTPAGHVLQFDDESGAERIRLHHPAGSELNIDEQGTVDLSDPNGSRLTLDAAGNKATLQDGNGNKLVMDASGTKISDANGNEIQMSAGQIKIKGSMITIDGSQVAVGGAGGEPLIKGSSFLALFATHMHTCTAPGSPSSPPIPQGEMSTLTTKTTAS, encoded by the coding sequence ATGGGCAATGCCATCCAGAACACCATCAAGCAGGTCCAGCAAAAGTACTACGGCAAGTTTCGTGGCTTCGTGGTCGACAACCAGGACCCGGAACAGCGCGCCCGCGTGCGGGTGCGGGTGCCATCGGTGTTCGGCCAGCAGGACACCTTCTGGGCCCTGCCCTGTCTGCCGTTTGGCGGCCTGGCCGACCAGGGGTTGTTCATGGTGCCGGAGGTCGGTGCCCAGGTCTGGGTCGAATTCGAGGAGGGCAACCAGGATTACCCCATCTGGACCGGCGTTTTCTGGCAGCCGCAACAGCCGGTGCCGGACGAGGCGCAGAAAGCCGAGCCCACCACCCGGGTACTGAAGACCCCCGCCGGGCACGTATTGCAGTTCGATGACGAGAGCGGCGCCGAGCGTATCCGCCTGCACCACCCGGCGGGTAGCGAACTGAATATCGATGAACAGGGCACGGTCGACCTCAGCGACCCCAACGGCAGCCGCCTGACGCTGGATGCCGCCGGCAACAAGGCCACGCTGCAGGATGGCAACGGCAACAAGCTGGTCATGGATGCCAGTGGCACCAAAATATCGGATGCCAACGGCAACGAGATTCAGATGAGCGCCGGCCAGATCAAGATCAAGGGCAGCATGATCACCATCGACGGCAGCCAGGTAGCGGTCGGCGGCGCCGGGGGCGAGCCGCTGATCAAGGGCAGCAGCTTTCTGGCGCTCTTCGCCACCCACATGCACACCTGTACCGCGCCGGGCTCTCCCAGCTCACCACCGATTCCCCAGGGAGAGATGTCGACGCTGACCACCAAGACCACAGCCAGCTGA